A section of the Mangifera indica cultivar Alphonso chromosome 12, CATAS_Mindica_2.1, whole genome shotgun sequence genome encodes:
- the LOC123192976 gene encoding probable LRR receptor-like serine/threonine-protein kinase RFK1 isoform X1 — protein MFFKHLLVVSILSLCFVVKQLYVDAKLPQSEVDVLNQIAKTMGPTNWTFDADTACEIHEKSPVTEVTKNISCILDSDGSSHHISVIEFKRCDLSGVLPPELNQLPNISKVDFAYNYLNGSIPVEWASMELNFISLFGNRLSGNIPSHLGDITSLTYLDIEANQFSGTVPTQLGKLVNLETLRLSSNRLTGNLPNEFSQLTNMTNFRINDNNFNGSIPEFIQNWSQLERLEILGSGLKGPIPSSISLLENLQQLKISDIDGTNQAFPDLSKNTHLRRLTLRNCHISGEIPKYIWGMNNLRVLDLSFNKLTGELPNVPIPKDLLFIFLTGNFLRGDIPESLLVKGSNVDLSYNNFSQPTSEHPACQRMQSQELNLNLFRSYSAANNLSGFLPCKTNQKCHRYWRSFYIDCGGSNVKENGSTFEGDGEVEGGAATYYSNDHWGFSSTGDFSDDNNEQNKKYVVEHVLSSDISKLFINARKAPLSLTYFGYCLKNGNYVVSLDFAEIQFTNDNKYGSLGRRMFDSYVQDKQVEKDFNIEAEASGILKPVTRKYNATVTDNVLEIRFYWAGKGTTAHPVRGVYGPLVSAISVMDPTYKPAEKIAGIIAGVVVGSCLIILALGILAWRYYSRIRRRKGNDVLEGSNLKTISFTLKQIKAATNNFDPENKIGEGGFGPVYKGQLSDGTIIAVKQLSSKSKQGNREFLNEIAIISCLHHQNLVKLHGCCIEGDQLLLVYEYMENNSLARALFGHENCQLKLDWPTRQKICIGIARGLVFLHEESRFKIVHRDIKATNVLLDKDLNPKISDFGLAKLDEEEKTHISTRVAGTIGYMAPEYALWGYLTDKADVYSFGIVALEIVSGRDNKSSGPAEDCSCLLDWACKLQQEKKIMELVDPKLGSEYNKEEAERMIRTSLVCTNASPSLRPAMSEAVSMLEGKTAIPDFTPEVGSHSQDLRFKAIRDFHELNRSQTQHPTPPQDLYTIDDESYLRYKFATDGNSDVLLSASTPSRSGSSNINTSV, from the exons ATGTTCTTCAAGCATTTACTCGTTGTATCGATTCTATCGTTATGTTTTGTCGTGAAACAACTATATGTAGATGCTAAGCTGCCTCAATCTGAGG TTGATGTTCTGAATCAAATTGCGAAAACAATGGGGCCTACTAACTGGACTTTTGATGCTGACACTGCCTGTGAAATCCATGAAAAATCGCCTGTCACAGAAGTAACCAAGAACATCAGTTGCATCCTGGATTCCGATGGCAGTAGCCACCACATTTCAGTAAT aGAATTCAAACGTTGCGACCTTTCTGGAGTTCTTCCGCCTGAACTAAACCAACTTCCCAATATCTCTAAAGT TGATTTTGCCTACAACTACCTGAATGGTTCGATACCAGTCGAATGGGCTTCAAtggaattaaattttat CTCTCTCTTTGGGAACCGATTATCAGGCAATATTCCGAGCCATCTGGGGGACATCACCAGTCTCACTTACTT GGACATTGAAGCAAACCAATTCTCAGGAACAGTACCCACTCAGCTTGGGAAGCTAGTTAACCTGGAAACTTT GAGGCTTTCCTCCAATAGATTGACTGGAAATTTACCAAATGAATTTTCTCAGCTCACAAATATGACAAACTT TAGGATCAATGATAACAATTTCAATGGAAGCATACCAGAATTTATACAAAACTGGAGTCAGCTTGAGAGATT GGAAATTCTAGGTAGTGGACTGAAAGGACCCATTCCATCATCCATCTCCCTTTTGGAAAATCTACAACAATT AAAGATTAGTGACATAGATGGAACAAATCAAGCTTTTCCTGATCTTAGTAAGAATACCCACCTTAGACGGTT GACTTTGAGGAACTGCCATATTTCAGGAGAAATACCTAAATACATCTGGGGAATGAATAATCTGAGAGTTCT GGACCTCAGTTTTAACAAGTTAACTGGGGAACTTCCCAATGTTCCAATCCCTAAGGATCTGTTGTTTAT ATTCCTAACCGGCAACTTTCTCAGAGGAGATATACCAGAGTCATTATTAGTAAAAGGAAGTAATGT GGATCTTTCCTACAATAATTTCAGTCAGCCAACCTCTGAGCATCCTGCTTGTCAGAGAATGCAGTCAca GGAATTGAATCTGAACTTGTTTCGAAGTTATTCAGCAGCAAACAATTT AAGTGGGTTTCTTCCATGCAAGACTAATCAGAAATGTCATCGAT ATTGGCGCTCTTTCTACATTGATTGCGGTGGAAGTAATGTAAAAGAAAATGGCAGCACATTTGAAGGAGATGGAGAAGTTGAGGGTGGTGCTGCAACTTATTATTCAAATGATCATTGGGGATTTAGTAGTACTGGAGACTTCagtgatgataataatgaaCAAAACAAGAAATATGTTGTTGAACATGTGCTCTCATCagacatttcaaaattattcattaatgCCCGCAAAGCTCCTCTTTCGCTTACTTATTTTGGATATTGCTTAAAAAATGGGAATTATGTTGTCAGTCTAGACTTCGCTGAGATCCAGTTCACAAATGACAACAAATATGGAAGCCTTGGAAGGCGCATGTTTGATAGTTATGTTCAG GACAAACAAGTCGAGAAGGATTTTAATATAGAAGCTGAAGCTTCAGGGATTCTAAAGCCAGttacaagaaaatataatgCTACTGTCACGGATAACGTTTTAGAGATCCGTTTTTATTGGGCTGGCAAAGGGACTACTGCTCATCCTGTACGCGGAGTCTATGGCCCCCTCGTATCAGCAATTTCAGTGATGGATCCTA CCTACAAACCTGCAGAGAAGATTGCAGGAATCATTGCAGGTGTTGTTGTAGGATCATGTCTCATAATCTTGGCACTGGGTATCCTTGCTTGGAGATACTATTCCAGAATCAGGAGGCGCAAAGGAAATG ATGTTTTAGAAggatcaaatttgaaaacaatttcttttacctTGAAACAAATTAAAGCTGCCACTAACAATTTTGATCCTGAGAACAAGATTGGAGAAGGTGGTTTTGGACCTGTTTACAAG GGTCAATTATCTGATGGTACTATAATTGCTGTGAAACAACTTTCTTCAAAATCAAAGCAAGGAAACCGAGAATTCTTGAATGAGATAGCCATAATTTCGTGTTTGCACCACCAGAATCTTGTAAAACTTCATGGATGTTGTATTGAAGGGGATCAACTATTGCTAGTTTATGAATACATGGAAAATAACAGCCTTGCCCGTGCTTTGTTTG gTCATGAAAATTGTCAATTGAAACTGGACTGGCCAACCCGACAAAAGATCTGTATCGGGATAGCTAGAGGTTTAGTTTTTCTTCATGAAGAGTCAAGGTTCAAAATTGTTCATAGAGACATTAAAGCTACCAACGTTTTGCTTGATAAGGATCTAAATCCCAAAATATCGGACTTTGGGTTGGCTAAGCTTGACGAGGAGGAGAAAACCCATATCAGCACACGAGTTGCTGGAACAAT AGGATACATGGCACCAGAATATGCACTTTGGGGTTATCTGACTGACAAAGCAGATGTTTACAGCTTTGGAATTGTTGCATTAGAAATTGTTAGTGGGAGAGACAACAAGAGTTCTGGTCCAGCTGAGGATTGCAGTTGTCTTCTAGATTGG GCTTGTAAGTTGCAGCAAGAAAAGAAGATAATGGAGCTAGTAGATCCAAAGCTGGGATCAGAATACAACAAAGAGGAAGCTGAAAGGATGATAAGAACATCTCTAGTGTGTACAAATGCTTCACCATCATTAAGGCCAGCTATGTCCGAAGCTGTAAGCATGCTGGAAGGGAAAACAGCGATCCCAGATTTCACACCTGAAGTAGGTAGTCACAGTCAAGATTTGAGGTTCAAAGCCATAAGAGACTTCCATGAACTGAACCGCAGTCAAACTCAGCATCCAACACCACCCCAGGACCTCTACACAATTGATGATGAATCATATTTGAGGTATAAATTTGCTACAGATGGGAATTCAGATGTTCTACTTTCAGCATCTACGCCATCACGGTCTGGCTCTTCAAACATCAATACCAGTGTCTAG
- the LOC123192976 gene encoding probable LRR receptor-like serine/threonine-protein kinase RFK1 isoform X2, producing the protein MFFKHLLVVSILSLCFVVKQLYVDAKLPQSEVDVLNQIAKTMGPTNWTFDADTACEIHEKSPVTEVTKNISCILDSDGSSHHISVIEFKRCDLSGVLPPELNQLPNISKVDFAYNYLNGSIPVEWASMELNFISLFGNRLSGNIPSHLGDITSLTYLDIEANQFSGTVPTQLGKLVNLETLRLSSNRLTGNLPNEFSQLTNMTNFRINDNNFNGSIPEFIQNWSQLERLEILGSGLKGPIPSSISLLENLQQLKISDIDGTNQAFPDLSKNTHLRRLTLRNCHISGEIPKYIWGMNNLRVLDLSFNKLTGELPNVPIPKDLLFIFLTGNFLRGDIPESLLVKGSNVDLSYNNFSQPTSEHPACQRMQSQELNLNLFRSYSAANNFGFLPCKTNQKCHRYWRSFYIDCGGSNVKENGSTFEGDGEVEGGAATYYSNDHWGFSSTGDFSDDNNEQNKKYVVEHVLSSDISKLFINARKAPLSLTYFGYCLKNGNYVVSLDFAEIQFTNDNKYGSLGRRMFDSYVQDKQVEKDFNIEAEASGILKPVTRKYNATVTDNVLEIRFYWAGKGTTAHPVRGVYGPLVSAISVMDPTYKPAEKIAGIIAGVVVGSCLIILALGILAWRYYSRIRRRKGNDVLEGSNLKTISFTLKQIKAATNNFDPENKIGEGGFGPVYKGQLSDGTIIAVKQLSSKSKQGNREFLNEIAIISCLHHQNLVKLHGCCIEGDQLLLVYEYMENNSLARALFGHENCQLKLDWPTRQKICIGIARGLVFLHEESRFKIVHRDIKATNVLLDKDLNPKISDFGLAKLDEEEKTHISTRVAGTIGYMAPEYALWGYLTDKADVYSFGIVALEIVSGRDNKSSGPAEDCSCLLDWACKLQQEKKIMELVDPKLGSEYNKEEAERMIRTSLVCTNASPSLRPAMSEAVSMLEGKTAIPDFTPEVGSHSQDLRFKAIRDFHELNRSQTQHPTPPQDLYTIDDESYLRYKFATDGNSDVLLSASTPSRSGSSNINTSV; encoded by the exons ATGTTCTTCAAGCATTTACTCGTTGTATCGATTCTATCGTTATGTTTTGTCGTGAAACAACTATATGTAGATGCTAAGCTGCCTCAATCTGAGG TTGATGTTCTGAATCAAATTGCGAAAACAATGGGGCCTACTAACTGGACTTTTGATGCTGACACTGCCTGTGAAATCCATGAAAAATCGCCTGTCACAGAAGTAACCAAGAACATCAGTTGCATCCTGGATTCCGATGGCAGTAGCCACCACATTTCAGTAAT aGAATTCAAACGTTGCGACCTTTCTGGAGTTCTTCCGCCTGAACTAAACCAACTTCCCAATATCTCTAAAGT TGATTTTGCCTACAACTACCTGAATGGTTCGATACCAGTCGAATGGGCTTCAAtggaattaaattttat CTCTCTCTTTGGGAACCGATTATCAGGCAATATTCCGAGCCATCTGGGGGACATCACCAGTCTCACTTACTT GGACATTGAAGCAAACCAATTCTCAGGAACAGTACCCACTCAGCTTGGGAAGCTAGTTAACCTGGAAACTTT GAGGCTTTCCTCCAATAGATTGACTGGAAATTTACCAAATGAATTTTCTCAGCTCACAAATATGACAAACTT TAGGATCAATGATAACAATTTCAATGGAAGCATACCAGAATTTATACAAAACTGGAGTCAGCTTGAGAGATT GGAAATTCTAGGTAGTGGACTGAAAGGACCCATTCCATCATCCATCTCCCTTTTGGAAAATCTACAACAATT AAAGATTAGTGACATAGATGGAACAAATCAAGCTTTTCCTGATCTTAGTAAGAATACCCACCTTAGACGGTT GACTTTGAGGAACTGCCATATTTCAGGAGAAATACCTAAATACATCTGGGGAATGAATAATCTGAGAGTTCT GGACCTCAGTTTTAACAAGTTAACTGGGGAACTTCCCAATGTTCCAATCCCTAAGGATCTGTTGTTTAT ATTCCTAACCGGCAACTTTCTCAGAGGAGATATACCAGAGTCATTATTAGTAAAAGGAAGTAATGT GGATCTTTCCTACAATAATTTCAGTCAGCCAACCTCTGAGCATCCTGCTTGTCAGAGAATGCAGTCAca GGAATTGAATCTGAACTTGTTTCGAAGTTATTCAGCAGCAAACAATTT TGGGTTTCTTCCATGCAAGACTAATCAGAAATGTCATCGAT ATTGGCGCTCTTTCTACATTGATTGCGGTGGAAGTAATGTAAAAGAAAATGGCAGCACATTTGAAGGAGATGGAGAAGTTGAGGGTGGTGCTGCAACTTATTATTCAAATGATCATTGGGGATTTAGTAGTACTGGAGACTTCagtgatgataataatgaaCAAAACAAGAAATATGTTGTTGAACATGTGCTCTCATCagacatttcaaaattattcattaatgCCCGCAAAGCTCCTCTTTCGCTTACTTATTTTGGATATTGCTTAAAAAATGGGAATTATGTTGTCAGTCTAGACTTCGCTGAGATCCAGTTCACAAATGACAACAAATATGGAAGCCTTGGAAGGCGCATGTTTGATAGTTATGTTCAG GACAAACAAGTCGAGAAGGATTTTAATATAGAAGCTGAAGCTTCAGGGATTCTAAAGCCAGttacaagaaaatataatgCTACTGTCACGGATAACGTTTTAGAGATCCGTTTTTATTGGGCTGGCAAAGGGACTACTGCTCATCCTGTACGCGGAGTCTATGGCCCCCTCGTATCAGCAATTTCAGTGATGGATCCTA CCTACAAACCTGCAGAGAAGATTGCAGGAATCATTGCAGGTGTTGTTGTAGGATCATGTCTCATAATCTTGGCACTGGGTATCCTTGCTTGGAGATACTATTCCAGAATCAGGAGGCGCAAAGGAAATG ATGTTTTAGAAggatcaaatttgaaaacaatttcttttacctTGAAACAAATTAAAGCTGCCACTAACAATTTTGATCCTGAGAACAAGATTGGAGAAGGTGGTTTTGGACCTGTTTACAAG GGTCAATTATCTGATGGTACTATAATTGCTGTGAAACAACTTTCTTCAAAATCAAAGCAAGGAAACCGAGAATTCTTGAATGAGATAGCCATAATTTCGTGTTTGCACCACCAGAATCTTGTAAAACTTCATGGATGTTGTATTGAAGGGGATCAACTATTGCTAGTTTATGAATACATGGAAAATAACAGCCTTGCCCGTGCTTTGTTTG gTCATGAAAATTGTCAATTGAAACTGGACTGGCCAACCCGACAAAAGATCTGTATCGGGATAGCTAGAGGTTTAGTTTTTCTTCATGAAGAGTCAAGGTTCAAAATTGTTCATAGAGACATTAAAGCTACCAACGTTTTGCTTGATAAGGATCTAAATCCCAAAATATCGGACTTTGGGTTGGCTAAGCTTGACGAGGAGGAGAAAACCCATATCAGCACACGAGTTGCTGGAACAAT AGGATACATGGCACCAGAATATGCACTTTGGGGTTATCTGACTGACAAAGCAGATGTTTACAGCTTTGGAATTGTTGCATTAGAAATTGTTAGTGGGAGAGACAACAAGAGTTCTGGTCCAGCTGAGGATTGCAGTTGTCTTCTAGATTGG GCTTGTAAGTTGCAGCAAGAAAAGAAGATAATGGAGCTAGTAGATCCAAAGCTGGGATCAGAATACAACAAAGAGGAAGCTGAAAGGATGATAAGAACATCTCTAGTGTGTACAAATGCTTCACCATCATTAAGGCCAGCTATGTCCGAAGCTGTAAGCATGCTGGAAGGGAAAACAGCGATCCCAGATTTCACACCTGAAGTAGGTAGTCACAGTCAAGATTTGAGGTTCAAAGCCATAAGAGACTTCCATGAACTGAACCGCAGTCAAACTCAGCATCCAACACCACCCCAGGACCTCTACACAATTGATGATGAATCATATTTGAGGTATAAATTTGCTACAGATGGGAATTCAGATGTTCTACTTTCAGCATCTACGCCATCACGGTCTGGCTCTTCAAACATCAATACCAGTGTCTAG